From a single Pirellulaceae bacterium genomic region:
- a CDS encoding P-II family nitrogen regulator, with protein sequence MQFKLLIALVDDDKTKKVMQAARECGATGATIIGNARGEGLKPIKSFLGLALESQRDVVLFLVESHLSRTILETIGRVAEFDSQPGTGIAFQLNVEDAVGVSHQIEKLTELVEEQL encoded by the coding sequence ATGCAATTCAAGCTATTGATCGCGTTAGTGGATGATGACAAGACCAAGAAGGTCATGCAGGCCGCTCGTGAATGCGGAGCTACCGGGGCCACTATCATCGGCAATGCCCGAGGCGAGGGTCTCAAGCCCATCAAGTCATTTTTGGGACTGGCACTAGAAAGCCAGCGAGATGTAGTTCTGTTTTTGGTCGAAAGCCACCTGAGTCGGACCATCCTGGAAACCATTGGTCGGGTTGCAGAATTTGACAGTCAACCTGGCACTGGCATTGCCTTCCAATTGAATGTTGAAGATGCCGTGGGCGTGAGTCACCAAATTGAGAAGTTAACTGAACTGGTCGAGGAGCAACTATGA
- a CDS encoding DUF1501 domain-containing protein yields the protein MTTHYNSTALIDRRSLLQRSALGLGGLGLAGLLHSQGYSAAAAADGRTLLVGGQTHFPAKVKRVIHFFLNGGPSQVDTFDPKPALAKYANRSVADNLTTERKTGAGFPSPFKFRRYGQSGLEISELFEKTSEHADSLAVIRSMYALVPNHEPSLMLMNCGDSVQPRPSVGAWVLYGLGIENQNLPGFVAMCPGGYPIKDAENWQSGFLPGAYQGTFIDPQHQELDKLIENIRSPHASLATQRRQLDLLQQLNTQHRQPRNDARLDARIQSFELAFRMQVEAAEAFDLSRESQSMLDMYGSGVHGRQTLIARRLVERGVRYVQLWHGAGQPWDNHSDIEKNHRKLAAEIDQPMAALLTDLKQRGMFDETLVLWGGEFGRTPTVELGGDGKALLGRDHNHYGFSVWMAGGGVRGGTVYGATDELGFKAVENPTSVHDLHATMLHLLGFDHERLTFRYAGRDFRLTDVAGRVIQDIIA from the coding sequence ATGACAACCCATTACAACTCTACCGCACTCATCGACCGCCGCAGCCTGCTGCAGCGCAGCGCGCTAGGGCTAGGCGGACTTGGCCTAGCCGGTTTGCTGCACAGTCAAGGCTACTCGGCAGCTGCCGCAGCGGATGGACGCACGCTGTTGGTTGGTGGTCAGACGCACTTTCCGGCCAAAGTCAAACGAGTCATCCATTTTTTCCTCAACGGTGGGCCGTCACAAGTCGATACTTTCGACCCCAAGCCAGCACTTGCTAAGTACGCGAATCGTAGTGTAGCGGATAATCTGACCACCGAACGCAAGACCGGTGCTGGCTTTCCATCGCCCTTCAAGTTTCGGCGCTACGGCCAAAGCGGACTGGAAATCAGCGAGCTGTTCGAGAAGACGTCCGAGCACGCCGACAGTCTGGCGGTGATTCGTTCGATGTACGCTTTGGTACCCAACCACGAACCGTCGTTGATGCTGATGAATTGCGGTGATTCGGTACAGCCTCGGCCCAGTGTGGGCGCATGGGTGCTGTACGGCTTGGGCATCGAGAATCAAAATTTGCCCGGCTTTGTGGCCATGTGTCCCGGCGGCTATCCAATCAAAGATGCGGAGAACTGGCAATCCGGATTCCTACCCGGTGCATATCAAGGCACCTTTATCGATCCGCAGCATCAAGAGCTGGATAAATTGATCGAAAACATTCGCAGTCCTCACGCATCGTTGGCGACTCAACGACGACAGTTGGATCTGTTGCAGCAGCTTAACACCCAACATCGTCAGCCGCGCAACGATGCGCGACTGGACGCACGCATCCAGTCGTTTGAGCTGGCGTTTCGCATGCAGGTCGAAGCCGCTGAAGCGTTTGACCTGAGTCGCGAGAGCCAGAGTATGCTGGACATGTATGGCAGCGGCGTGCATGGACGTCAGACATTGATCGCGCGGCGCTTGGTCGAGCGCGGAGTGCGATACGTTCAATTATGGCACGGTGCTGGACAACCCTGGGACAATCACAGCGACATCGAGAAGAACCATCGCAAGCTGGCTGCAGAAATCGACCAGCCCATGGCCGCCTTGTTAACCGACCTCAAGCAACGCGGCATGTTTGACGAGACGCTCGTCTTATGGGGCGGAGAATTCGGCCGTACACCCACCGTGGAACTGGGTGGTGATGGCAAAGCGTTGCTTGGTCGCGATCACAATCACTATGGCTTTTCCGTTTGGATGGCTGGTGGTGGCGTGCGCGGCGGCACGGTCTACGGAGCCACTGACGAACTTGGGTTCAAGGCAGTCGAGAACCCCACCAGTGTCCACGATTTGCACGCCACCATGCTGCATCTATTGGGCTTTGACCACGAGCGGCTGACTTTCCGCTACGCCGGCCGCGACTTCCGCCTAACCGACGTCGCCGGCCGCGTCATCCAGGACATCATCGCCTGA
- a CDS encoding DUF1648 domain-containing protein — translation MNHWKLPAALTSITMVIGLGLQLWYWPQLPEQVATHFDAQGNPNDWMGKLPATLLAAGLVTLLPLFFIGIGQVIGWLPVCIINLPQRQYWLATERRADTLQWMTGWMMWLTVSITVFMVAINHLTFLANRDAQPLSVAWFWGMLGGFLLWTFVLVLVMLRRFAKPM, via the coding sequence TTGAACCACTGGAAACTACCGGCAGCATTAACATCCATAACCATGGTGATCGGACTGGGGCTTCAGTTATGGTATTGGCCGCAGTTGCCAGAGCAAGTGGCCACGCATTTTGATGCACAGGGTAATCCGAATGACTGGATGGGCAAGCTACCTGCCACTTTGCTGGCCGCCGGATTAGTGACGCTCCTGCCACTGTTCTTTATTGGGATCGGTCAGGTGATTGGCTGGTTACCCGTCTGCATAATCAACTTGCCGCAGCGCCAATATTGGCTGGCGACAGAGCGACGCGCTGACACATTACAGTGGATGACCGGCTGGATGATGTGGCTGACTGTGTCCATTACCGTTTTTATGGTGGCCATCAATCACTTAACCTTCCTTGCCAATCGCGATGCCCAGCCTCTTTCGGTAGCTTGGTTTTGGGGAATGCTGGGCGGTTTTTTGTTATGGACGTTTGTCCTTGTATTGGTCATGCTGCGTAGATTTGCCAAGCCAATGTAA
- a CDS encoding CBS domain-containing protein: MTQTKTIVRVSDVMKRELDIVDGKLTVKEALLSMKHPETRALIIDKRHADDQYGMVLLSDIAKKVLAADRSPDRTNLYEIMAKPVLSVPPEMSIKHCAQLLERFSIIRAPVIDQGQVVGIVSYHDLVLNGLMQIIRAS; encoded by the coding sequence ATGACCCAAACGAAAACTATCGTCCGTGTATCTGACGTGATGAAAAGAGAGTTGGATATTGTGGACGGTAAGCTGACCGTTAAAGAGGCGTTGCTGTCGATGAAGCATCCTGAGACACGTGCACTCATCATCGACAAACGTCATGCCGATGATCAATATGGCATGGTTCTGTTGTCCGATATCGCCAAGAAAGTGTTGGCGGCCGACCGTTCCCCAGACAGAACCAATCTGTACGAAATCATGGCCAAGCCAGTGCTGAGCGTGCCGCCGGAAATGAGCATCAAGCACTGTGCGCAATTACTGGAGAGATTTTCGATCATCCGTGCACCTGTGATCGATCAAGGTCAAGTCGTCGGCATTGTCAGCTACCACGACTTGGTGCTCAACGGACTGATGCAGATCATTCGAGCTAGCTAA